Proteins from a single region of Dyadobacter fanqingshengii:
- a CDS encoding sodium:solute symporter, with translation MNPYISLVILIAYFGMLITVSIYTSKGADTNTFFTANRQSPWYLVAFGMIGTSLSGVTFVSVPGAVVNIQFSYFQVVIGYILGYLVIGTVLMPLYYRLNLISIYSYLEQRFGFWSYKTGSGFFLLSRTIGSAVRLYVAAQVLQIALFKPLGIPFEVAVAITIFLIWVYTFKGGVKTIIVTDTLQTFFLITAVILTIVLVSNELNLDGFGDIWNRVQTSGYSKIFYWDTNDPKNFFKQFFAGVFIAIVMTGLDQDLMQKNLTCKNIGEAQKNMFWFTVVLVIVNFLFLSLGALLYVYAEAQGIPTPAKSDDFYPMLALNHLGLVVGITFLLGITAATYASSDSALTALTTAFCIDFMNIEKRPEAQRSSIKFWVHIGFSVVFYLVILVFNRLNSKEVITAVFDLAGYTYGPLLGLFSFGAFLKRPVKDKWVPLVCMLAPVLTYIINDHSAEWFNGYKFGFERLIINGLITFIGLWLLHDPKAKRYAPNPLVR, from the coding sequence ATGAATCCATATATTTCTTTGGTCATCCTGATCGCGTATTTCGGGATGCTCATTACGGTCTCCATTTACACTTCAAAAGGAGCAGATACCAATACATTTTTCACTGCAAACAGGCAGTCGCCGTGGTATCTTGTGGCATTTGGAATGATCGGGACTTCACTATCCGGCGTGACATTTGTTTCGGTCCCGGGAGCGGTTGTTAACATTCAATTTTCCTATTTTCAAGTCGTTATAGGCTACATTCTGGGTTATCTGGTCATCGGCACAGTGCTGATGCCGCTGTATTACCGGTTGAACCTCATATCCATTTATTCTTATCTCGAACAGCGCTTTGGTTTTTGGTCTTACAAGACGGGTTCCGGCTTTTTTCTGCTTTCGCGTACAATTGGTTCAGCAGTAAGGCTTTATGTTGCCGCGCAGGTTTTGCAGATCGCGTTGTTCAAGCCGCTGGGCATTCCGTTTGAAGTTGCAGTGGCCATTACAATCTTCCTGATCTGGGTTTATACATTCAAAGGCGGTGTTAAAACGATTATTGTTACGGATACTTTACAAACGTTTTTCCTGATCACCGCCGTTATCCTGACCATTGTGCTGGTGTCTAATGAGCTGAATCTGGATGGCTTCGGCGATATATGGAACCGGGTGCAAACGAGCGGATATTCCAAGATTTTTTACTGGGATACCAATGACCCGAAGAACTTCTTCAAACAATTCTTCGCCGGCGTGTTTATTGCCATAGTAATGACGGGGCTGGATCAGGATTTGATGCAGAAAAACCTGACTTGCAAGAACATAGGAGAAGCGCAGAAGAATATGTTCTGGTTTACGGTTGTGCTCGTAATTGTGAATTTCCTATTCCTGTCCCTGGGCGCACTGCTTTACGTATATGCGGAAGCGCAAGGAATTCCGACGCCAGCGAAGTCTGATGATTTCTATCCCATGCTGGCCCTCAACCATTTAGGCCTTGTCGTGGGAATCACATTCCTGCTGGGGATTACAGCAGCCACCTACGCAAGTTCCGACTCTGCATTAACCGCATTAACTACGGCTTTTTGCATCGATTTTATGAACATTGAAAAACGGCCGGAGGCGCAGCGCTCATCCATCAAATTCTGGGTCCATATCGGGTTTTCGGTGGTTTTCTATCTGGTGATATTGGTTTTTAACCGGCTTAATAGCAAAGAAGTGATCACAGCAGTGTTTGATCTGGCAGGGTATACTTATGGGCCGTTACTGGGGCTGTTTTCCTTCGGAGCTTTTCTTAAACGACCTGTAAAAGATAAGTGGGTGCCGCTGGTCTGCATGCTCGCACCTGTACTGACTTACATTATCAATGATCATTCGGCAGAATGGTTCAATGGTTATAAGTTTGGTTTTGAGAGGTTGATTATCAATGGTTTAATTACTTTCATAGGGCTTTGGCTACTGCACGATCCCAAAGCCAAACGTTACGCGCCCAATCCGCTTGTTAGATAA
- a CDS encoding ATP-dependent Clp protease adaptor ClpS: protein MQALTDTEVEILDKTVETDLQKLVIYNDDVNTFDWVIDTLIEVCGHTNEQAEQCTLIIHYKGKCSVKEGAFEELTGMRNEICRRGISAEIH, encoded by the coding sequence ATGCAAGCGCTTACAGACACTGAGGTAGAAATTCTGGATAAAACTGTAGAAACCGATCTTCAGAAACTGGTTATCTACAATGATGACGTAAATACATTTGATTGGGTCATTGATACATTAATTGAAGTTTGCGGCCACACCAACGAACAAGCTGAACAATGTACATTGATCATACATTACAAAGGCAAATGCTCTGTGAAGGAGGGTGCTTTTGAAGAATTGACCGGCATGCGCAATGAAATTTGCCGTCGCGGAATCTCCGCAGAAATCCACTAG
- a CDS encoding superoxide dismutase: MNRTDFLKTLAGSSLAMSALSSQSFANSAEGLQAEMAPFKQAPLPYDFRALEPSIDKMTMEIHYGKHHATYVKNLNDAVKGTEYEKKSLDDIIKTIGKAPAAIRNNGGGHWNHTFFWEVMGPKKAAAPAGPVADAINGQFGSIDKFKEEFAKAATTRFGSGWAWLVAKDGKLAIGSTPNQDNPLMDISDFKGTPILGLDVWEHAYYLHYQNKRPDYIKAFWDVVNWDKVAEKLKKA, from the coding sequence ATGAATAGAACCGACTTCTTAAAGACATTAGCAGGAAGTTCCCTGGCTATGAGCGCGTTGTCCAGCCAGTCATTTGCAAACTCAGCAGAAGGCCTGCAAGCCGAAATGGCCCCATTCAAACAAGCTCCCCTTCCTTACGACTTTCGTGCGCTGGAACCCAGCATTGATAAGATGACCATGGAAATCCATTACGGGAAACACCACGCGACTTATGTAAAAAATCTCAACGACGCTGTTAAAGGAACCGAATACGAGAAAAAATCGCTGGACGATATCATAAAAACCATTGGCAAAGCGCCCGCTGCCATTCGAAACAACGGTGGTGGACACTGGAACCATACGTTTTTTTGGGAAGTAATGGGGCCGAAAAAAGCTGCTGCTCCTGCCGGACCTGTTGCGGATGCGATTAATGGTCAGTTTGGTTCCATCGATAAATTCAAAGAAGAGTTTGCAAAAGCGGCAACAACGCGTTTCGGTTCCGGATGGGCCTGGTTGGTTGCGAAGGATGGTAAACTGGCGATCGGATCGACGCCGAATCAGGATAACCCGTTAATGGACATTTCCGATTTCAAAGGAACGCCGATCCTGGGACTTGACGTGTGGGAGCATGCCTATTATCTGCATTACCAAAACAAACGCCCGGATTACATCAAAGCATTCTGGGATGTAGTGAACTGGGATAAGGTAGCTGAGAAATTGAAAAAGGCTTAA
- the recR gene encoding recombination mediator RecR: MNYPSRLIEEAVSEISRLPGIGKKTALRLALHLLKREEEQTRSLSEALINMRTKTSYCEKCHNIADDRLCNICSNPRRDNSIICVVVDTRDVLAIESTNQYKGLYHVLGGIISPLEGIGPSDLQIDSLIKRIEHPEDAEPVKEIILALSPTMEGDTTAFYLQKKLKPTGVKMSTIARGIPIGGDLEYADEITLGRSIVSRVAYD; encoded by the coding sequence ATGAATTACCCCTCACGTCTTATTGAGGAAGCCGTAAGTGAAATCTCCCGTCTGCCGGGAATAGGAAAAAAAACAGCGCTGCGTCTGGCATTACATTTGCTTAAGAGAGAGGAAGAACAAACCCGGTCTCTTTCGGAGGCGCTTATCAACATGCGGACCAAAACCTCGTACTGTGAAAAGTGCCACAACATTGCTGACGACCGGTTATGTAACATTTGCAGCAATCCAAGACGCGATAATTCGATCATATGTGTAGTTGTGGATACGCGCGATGTGCTGGCGATTGAGTCGACCAATCAATATAAAGGGCTTTATCATGTTTTGGGAGGAATTATTTCTCCGTTGGAAGGCATAGGGCCTTCAGACCTGCAAATTGATTCATTAATAAAAAGAATAGAGCATCCGGAAGACGCGGAGCCCGTGAAGGAAATTATCCTCGCTTTGAGCCCGACGATGGAAGGCGATACAACCGCCTTTTATCTGCAAAAAAAACTGAAACCGACCGGTGTGAAAATGAGTACAATTGCCCGTGGAATCCCAATCGGGGGCGACCTTGAATACGCGGATGAGATTACCCTCGGGCGCAGTATCGTAAGCCGGGTGGCCTACGATTAA
- a CDS encoding tetratricopeptide repeat protein, producing MKVLIFGLISLSAIFFSNSTFAQRSAAEFFEEGNTRAGTGDFNGALQAYSTVISMSPEHAPSFFNRGLAKANLKDFRGAILDYNRAIELNPKEPLYYQSRGVSKSLQDDFSSAIEDYSKALELNADDPKIYYNRGVSYAKMKKHRSALTDLDKALSLNPDELAALYARGNCKQDLQEYAGSLADFTRVIELSPKRTGAYAGRGLAKIELGDFQGAVADFTRAIELSPNESDFYEKRGFAKNKLEDFQGAVIDFDKTIQLNAQNYQAFYGRGYAKGKLNDPRGAIADLSTSIELKNTYVGDPKKVAYTGKINRETLDALRDQVQHNIKIDHLSADRAEAYFVRGVSKAKVGEVKGAIQDLTAAVELNPTYSTAFFSRAMVRSASGDQMGAVMDFSSSIKLRSDYPEAYYLRGILKNSLGEVHDGCLDLSKAGELGYQQAYKVIGSYCN from the coding sequence ATGAAAGTTCTAATTTTTGGTCTAATTTCCCTCTCTGCAATTTTTTTCTCTAACTCCACTTTTGCTCAACGATCGGCTGCGGAATTTTTTGAAGAAGGCAATACCAGGGCAGGAACCGGTGATTTCAACGGTGCACTGCAAGCTTATTCTACGGTAATTTCAATGAGTCCGGAACATGCACCCAGCTTTTTCAACCGTGGACTGGCCAAGGCAAACCTGAAAGATTTCAGAGGAGCCATTCTGGATTACAACCGCGCTATTGAGCTCAATCCCAAAGAACCGCTTTATTACCAAAGCAGGGGCGTGAGTAAAAGTTTGCAGGATGATTTTTCGTCAGCCATTGAGGATTATTCCAAAGCTTTGGAATTAAATGCAGATGACCCGAAGATCTACTACAACCGGGGTGTGAGCTATGCCAAAATGAAAAAGCACCGCAGCGCGCTTACGGATCTCGATAAAGCATTATCCCTCAACCCGGACGAGCTTGCAGCTTTATACGCACGGGGAAATTGTAAGCAGGATTTGCAGGAGTATGCAGGCAGTCTGGCCGATTTCACGAGAGTGATTGAGTTAAGCCCGAAAAGAACAGGTGCTTATGCAGGCCGGGGATTGGCAAAAATAGAATTAGGCGATTTCCAGGGAGCCGTCGCAGATTTCACACGTGCCATCGAGCTGAGTCCTAATGAGAGTGATTTTTATGAAAAAAGAGGCTTTGCGAAAAACAAGCTCGAAGACTTTCAGGGAGCAGTAATTGATTTTGATAAAACGATTCAGTTGAATGCTCAGAATTACCAGGCGTTTTATGGAAGAGGTTATGCCAAAGGTAAACTCAATGATCCAAGGGGCGCCATCGCTGATCTTTCTACGTCAATTGAATTGAAAAACACCTATGTAGGCGATCCAAAAAAGGTAGCATATACTGGCAAAATAAATCGTGAGACGCTCGATGCATTGAGAGATCAGGTTCAGCATAATATTAAAATAGATCATCTGAGTGCCGACAGGGCCGAGGCTTATTTTGTAAGGGGCGTCAGCAAAGCCAAGGTAGGGGAGGTAAAAGGAGCGATTCAGGACCTTACAGCCGCAGTTGAACTAAACCCAACCTATTCAACTGCATTCTTCTCGCGCGCAATGGTACGCTCGGCAAGCGGCGATCAGATGGGCGCGGTTATGGACTTTTCCAGCTCTATCAAATTGCGTTCCGATTACCCGGAAGCGTATTATTTAAGGGGAATTTTGAAAAATAGTCTGGGCGAAGTCCATGATGGTTGCCTGGATTTAAGTAAGGCGGGCGAATTGGGTTACCAGCAGGCGTATAAAGTGATTGGCAGTTATTGCAATTAA
- a CDS encoding MGMT family protein: protein MKQENDFFTDVYDVVRQIPKGRATSYGAIAAYLGAKRGARMVGWAMGNSFTQYELPAHRVVNKQGELSARHLFETPTTMQERLESEGVVVKDDRIQNWNECFWDPEKELN from the coding sequence ATGAAGCAGGAAAATGATTTTTTCACTGATGTTTACGATGTAGTAAGGCAAATTCCAAAAGGCCGCGCTACTTCCTACGGTGCAATTGCAGCCTACCTGGGTGCAAAACGCGGTGCCAGGATGGTGGGCTGGGCCATGGGAAACAGTTTTACGCAATATGAATTACCCGCGCACCGTGTCGTCAACAAACAAGGTGAGCTGAGTGCCCGGCATCTTTTCGAAACGCCGACAACCATGCAGGAAAGACTGGAAAGTGAAGGCGTTGTCGTGAAAGACGACCGCATTCAGAATTGGAACGAATGTTTTTGGGATCCTGAAAAGGAGCTCAACTGA